A genome region from Geminicoccus roseus DSM 18922 includes the following:
- a CDS encoding ABC transporter permease, with translation MDFSVIAESWQYYAFGLWTTIWLVVVSLLIGLLLAIPVGIMRTSRNWLINGPAWFYTYCFTGTPLLIQLFLIYYGLGQFEAVRASPFWYLLREAWFCALLAFVLNTAAYTAEILRGAIQSTPKGEVEAARACGMSPLLMFRRIVLPSAFRRALPAYGNEIVFMLHGSSVASLVTILDLTGAARMVQARYYAPFEAFIAAGACYLVLTWGITLAMRRLEFSWFAHLRPRSG, from the coding sequence GTGGACTTCAGCGTCATCGCGGAAAGCTGGCAGTACTACGCGTTCGGCCTGTGGACGACGATCTGGCTGGTGGTGGTGTCGCTGCTGATCGGCCTGCTCCTGGCGATCCCGGTGGGCATCATGCGCACCAGCCGCAACTGGCTGATCAACGGCCCGGCCTGGTTCTACACCTACTGCTTCACCGGCACGCCGCTGCTGATCCAGCTGTTCCTGATCTATTACGGTCTCGGCCAGTTCGAGGCGGTCCGCGCCAGCCCGTTCTGGTACCTCCTGCGCGAGGCCTGGTTCTGCGCGCTGCTGGCGTTCGTGCTCAACACCGCCGCCTACACCGCCGAGATCCTGCGCGGCGCCATCCAGTCCACGCCCAAGGGCGAGGTCGAGGCGGCGCGCGCCTGCGGCATGTCGCCGTTGCTGATGTTCCGCCGGATCGTCCTGCCCAGCGCGTTTCGCCGGGCATTGCCTGCTTACGGCAACGAGATCGTGTTCATGCTGCACGGCAGCTCGGTCGCGAGCCTGGTCACGATCCTGGACCTGACCGGTGCTGCCCGCATGGTGCAGGCGCGCTACTATGCGCCGTTCGAGGCCTTCATCGCCGCCGGGGCCTGCTACCTGGTGCTGACCTGGGGGATCACCCTGGCCATGCGCCGCCTGGAGTTCTCCTGGTTCGCCCATCTGCGCCCACGCTCCGGCTGA